From [Clostridium] symbiosum, a single genomic window includes:
- the xylB gene encoding xylulokinase, with translation MEQTKQTFLGIDLGTSAMKLVLIDGNKNVLAQITEDYQAAQPERGYSEIDPEIWYDCMMNAMERIFEQCDRSLIRGIGVTGQMHTLAVLDEEGKSVRPALMWNDIRTKDLIPELKERIRDFPEGEYLARTISTGSPAANLYWLKENEPENFKKIRKFLIGPDYLVYRLTGHYGTDYCEASTSCLYQIKARKWSPEMRELIGLDEGMYPEVRGSVLAAGTLKEEIAERFSLSRETEVLTGTGDNPATAISTGCLGRGYPVISLGTSGVFMMPVAEIRDNAKGKMILFSFDDKSYSYLIQGAVQSNGSTFDWWVRGIMEADYSEVDKLVDVEKSAGSGVLFYPHLMGEKTLYADPDIRGSFIGLSTETDRSDMLYAVIEGLCFSFRELAEKMRLPLCRFGSVKVVGGGARSRVWMQTLANVLNIRIEQMDGMIGPAFGIALLAAYHCGCFDSLEQISEGTVKIQNCFEPQPEAAAVCNRQYGKYLRIQKGLQYITGGTEE, from the coding sequence ATGGAACAAACAAAACAGACATTTTTAGGCATAGATTTAGGAACCTCTGCAATGAAGCTGGTACTGATAGACGGAAATAAAAATGTGCTGGCACAAATCACGGAGGACTATCAGGCAGCCCAGCCGGAGAGAGGTTACAGCGAAATCGATCCGGAAATTTGGTACGACTGTATGATGAACGCCATGGAACGGATTTTTGAGCAGTGTGACCGGAGCCTGATCAGAGGGATTGGAGTGACGGGGCAGATGCACACGCTGGCCGTTCTGGACGAGGAGGGAAAATCGGTCCGGCCCGCATTGATGTGGAACGATATCAGGACGAAAGATCTGATTCCGGAACTCAAAGAGCGGATTCGGGATTTTCCGGAGGGAGAATATCTGGCCAGAACCATTTCCACAGGAAGTCCGGCGGCCAATCTCTACTGGCTGAAGGAAAATGAGCCTGAAAATTTTAAGAAAATAAGGAAATTTCTGATTGGTCCGGATTATCTTGTGTACCGTCTGACCGGTCATTATGGAACGGACTACTGCGAGGCTTCCACGTCCTGCCTCTACCAGATTAAGGCGCGGAAATGGTCGCCCGAGATGAGGGAGTTAATCGGCCTTGATGAGGGAATGTACCCGGAGGTGCGGGGCAGTGTTCTTGCGGCCGGGACGCTTAAGGAGGAAATTGCGGAGCGGTTTTCCCTGAGCCGGGAGACAGAGGTCCTGACCGGGACGGGAGACAATCCCGCGACGGCCATCTCCACGGGCTGTCTGGGACGGGGCTATCCCGTCATTTCCCTGGGGACATCGGGCGTGTTCATGATGCCTGTGGCGGAAATCAGGGACAATGCAAAGGGAAAGATGATTCTGTTTTCCTTTGACGATAAAAGTTACTCCTATCTGATCCAGGGGGCCGTGCAGTCCAACGGAAGTACGTTTGACTGGTGGGTGCGTGGAATCATGGAGGCGGATTATTCCGAGGTGGACAAGCTGGTGGATGTAGAGAAATCCGCGGGGAGCGGCGTACTTTTTTATCCTCATTTAATGGGGGAAAAGACACTCTATGCGGATCCTGATATCAGGGGCTCGTTCATCGGACTGAGCACGGAGACAGACCGCTCCGATATGCTGTATGCAGTGATTGAGGGACTTTGCTTCAGCTTTCGGGAGCTGGCCGAAAAGATGCGCCTTCCCCTGTGCCGGTTCGGCAGCGTGAAGGTAGTGGGCGGAGGCGCGAGGAGCCGGGTGTGGATGCAGACTCTGGCCAATGTGCTGAATATCCGCATCGAGCAGATGGACGGAATGATAGGACCGGCCTTCGGCATCGCCCTGTTGGCGGCATACCACTGCGGCTGTTTTGACTCCCTGGAGCAGATATCGGAGGGAACGGTAAAAATCCAGAACTGCTTTGAACCCCAGCCAGAGGCGGCAGCGGTCTGTAACAGGCAGTACGGCAAATACCTGAGGATTCAAAAGGGCCTGCAGTACATAACCGGGGGGACGGAGGAGTAA
- a CDS encoding rhamnulokinase family protein: MKEVEKKYYLAADFGASGGRHILAVRDGSRIRMQEVYRFSNSPVIRDHMMCWDIEYLTMQLIEGMKRCRDAGKIPACMGIDTWGLDYVFLDREGRILGNAANHRDGRTRGIYRSIWDNVSEQELYKRTGIQMAEFNTLCQLAADRRDRPELLRQAGCMLMIPDYFCYYLTGRKVQEYTNASTSQLLDPKKKDWDRELAAKLGIPDHFLLPVKMPGERLGRLRDEVKEKVGFDCDVLLPATHDTASALMVLPECGKGKTRAVISSGTWSLMGMITEEPVICEAGRSLKFTNEGGFGGKNLLLKNSMGLWMIQNIRKEAAPEMSFEALCAEAEGTGIDSVVDCNSDEFLSPESMVKAVTGFCERTGQQIPETPGELAAVVYRSLAKSYAAIREELETVTGEACTEIRIVGGGSNAGYLNQLTADYAGVPVLAGPAEATAAGNIMAQMMADGVFTDLEEAQACAASSFEIKKYLPRKRPEV, encoded by the coding sequence ATGAAGGAAGTTGAGAAAAAATATTACCTGGCGGCAGACTTCGGCGCGTCCGGCGGCAGGCACATCCTGGCTGTCCGGGACGGTAGCAGGATTAGAATGCAGGAAGTCTACCGTTTTTCCAACAGCCCCGTGATAAGGGATCATATGATGTGCTGGGATATCGAATACCTGACGATGCAGCTTATAGAAGGAATGAAACGCTGCCGGGATGCGGGGAAAATACCGGCCTGCATGGGGATTGACACATGGGGATTAGATTATGTGTTTCTGGACCGGGAAGGGCGGATTCTGGGGAATGCGGCAAACCACCGCGACGGGAGGACCCGGGGGATTTACCGAAGTATATGGGACAATGTTTCCGAACAGGAACTTTATAAGAGAACGGGAATCCAGATGGCCGAATTCAACACGCTCTGCCAGTTGGCGGCGGACAGGCGGGACAGGCCGGAACTCCTCCGGCAGGCCGGGTGTATGCTCATGATTCCGGATTACTTTTGCTACTATCTGACAGGCCGGAAAGTGCAGGAATATACGAACGCTTCTACAAGCCAGCTCCTCGATCCAAAGAAAAAGGACTGGGACCGGGAGCTGGCCGCAAAGCTGGGGATACCGGACCATTTTCTTTTACCGGTCAAAATGCCGGGAGAACGGCTGGGGAGACTGAGGGATGAAGTGAAAGAAAAGGTGGGGTTTGACTGTGATGTGCTCCTTCCCGCCACCCATGATACGGCCTCCGCCCTGATGGTTTTGCCGGAGTGCGGCAAAGGGAAAACGAGAGCCGTCATCAGTTCCGGGACCTGGTCGTTGATGGGGATGATAACGGAGGAGCCGGTCATCTGTGAAGCCGGAAGAAGCCTTAAATTTACCAACGAGGGCGGATTTGGGGGGAAGAACCTGCTTCTCAAAAACAGTATGGGACTGTGGATGATACAGAATATAAGGAAAGAAGCAGCTCCTGAAATGTCATTTGAGGCATTGTGTGCAGAGGCGGAGGGAACGGGGATTGATTCCGTTGTGGACTGTAACAGCGATGAATTCCTGTCGCCGGAGAGTATGGTAAAGGCGGTGACGGGATTCTGCGAAAGAACGGGACAGCAGATACCGGAAACGCCAGGGGAACTGGCAGCGGTTGTATACCGGAGCCTGGCAAAATCCTATGCCGCGATTCGGGAAGAACTTGAAACGGTGACCGGGGAGGCATGTACGGAGATCCGCATTGTCGGCGGCGGTTCCAATGCCGGATACCTGAACCAGCTCACGGCAGACTATGCCGGAGTCCCGGTTCTGGCCGGACCGGCGGAAGCTACGGCAGCAGGAAATATTATGGCGCAAATGATGGCGGACGGCGTATTTACGGATCTGGAAGAAGCGCAGGCATGCGCCGCATCATCGTTTGAGATAAAGAAGTATCTGCCGCGGAAGCGGCCGGAAGTTTAA
- the rhaD gene encoding rhamnulose-1-phosphate aldolase has translation MKVLDSNAAKGFIRMSDDGWRLGWHECHGGNLSFRLTEEEVAEVREELKMDGAWTKLPVNVPELAGDFLYVTGSGKFMRNMTLDPEDSFGMIEIGKDGGSYRIVWGLAGGGSPTSELPAHLMNQAVKKRVTDGRYRVIYHAHPANIIALSFILPLKDEIFTRELWEMEPECAMTFPSGMGVLPWMVPGTAKIAELTCSMMEEYDVVLWAQHGLFAAGDSLDNTFGLMHTVEKAAEMLIKVLSVTKEKRQIPSVQDFKDMAEVFRLELPEKFLYDK, from the coding sequence ATGAAGGTACTGGACAGCAATGCGGCTAAAGGGTTTATCAGAATGTCGGATGACGGCTGGAGGCTCGGCTGGCATGAATGCCATGGTGGGAACTTAAGCTTCCGTCTGACGGAGGAGGAAGTGGCTGAGGTACGGGAGGAGCTGAAAATGGATGGCGCCTGGACTAAGCTTCCGGTGAACGTCCCGGAACTGGCGGGGGACTTTTTATATGTGACAGGAAGCGGAAAATTCATGCGCAACATGACGCTTGACCCGGAAGATTCCTTCGGAATGATAGAAATAGGCAAAGACGGAGGCTCCTACCGGATTGTATGGGGACTGGCTGGGGGCGGCAGCCCCACCAGCGAACTGCCGGCGCACCTGATGAACCAGGCCGTTAAGAAAAGGGTGACGGACGGAAGATACCGCGTGATTTACCACGCCCACCCGGCCAATATCATCGCTCTTTCGTTTATTCTCCCTCTGAAGGATGAGATATTCACGAGGGAACTTTGGGAGATGGAACCGGAGTGTGCGATGACATTTCCTTCGGGAATGGGCGTGCTCCCATGGATGGTTCCAGGTACGGCAAAGATAGCGGAACTGACCTGCAGCATGATGGAGGAATACGATGTGGTGCTCTGGGCGCAGCACGGCCTCTTTGCGGCCGGGGACAGCTTAGACAACACCTTCGGTTTAATGCATACCGTGGAAAAAGCCGCAGAGATGCTTATCAAGGTACTGTCCGTGACAAAGGAAAAGCGGCAGATCCCGTCGGTACAGGATTTTAAGGATATGGCAGAGGTGTTCCGGCTGGAACTGCCTGAAAAATTCCTTTATGACAAATAA
- a CDS encoding class I SAM-dependent methyltransferase: MLDKLMKLLEKPPVYTKMEHAFWDDDYISEQMLKAHLDPDFEGASRNLRFIEHSAAWIKDILPPSRYPFLLDVGCGPGIYAELFSSAGYRVTGIDFSRRSIGYAKASAERRGLDIRYLCLNYLKMDFEKTFDAATMIYCDYGVLSPADRRSLLRNVYRSLRPGGRFLLDVFSMAAFDRFKEGQTWEVCENGGFWCGSKYAALNGACKYPDGVTLEQTAVISERETAVYYLWNTYFTVETLAAEAAGAGFKVCGRYGDVTGSPCQKDAPTIAVLLERP; the protein is encoded by the coding sequence ATGTTAGACAAACTGATGAAACTTTTAGAAAAGCCACCCGTTTACACAAAAATGGAGCATGCATTCTGGGATGACGATTATATCTCAGAGCAGATGCTCAAGGCTCATCTGGATCCCGACTTTGAGGGCGCCAGCAGAAATTTGAGGTTTATCGAACATTCGGCCGCCTGGATTAAAGATATCCTGCCGCCTTCCCGGTATCCTTTCCTCCTCGACGTGGGCTGCGGACCTGGAATCTATGCCGAACTTTTTTCCTCGGCAGGATACCGCGTCACCGGAATCGACTTTTCAAGACGGTCGATCGGCTATGCCAAAGCTTCGGCTGAACGGCGCGGTTTAGACATCCGTTATCTGTGCCTAAATTATCTGAAGATGGATTTTGAGAAAACGTTTGATGCCGCCACGATGATCTATTGTGACTATGGAGTGCTTTCTCCCGCGGACAGGCGGAGTCTGCTTAGAAATGTTTACCGCAGCCTGAGGCCCGGGGGCAGATTTCTGCTGGATGTATTCTCTATGGCTGCATTTGACCGTTTCAAAGAAGGGCAGACCTGGGAGGTTTGTGAAAACGGCGGGTTCTGGTGCGGGTCAAAGTACGCTGCCCTGAATGGGGCCTGCAAATACCCGGACGGTGTGACGCTGGAACAGACTGCGGTTATCTCGGAGCGGGAAACGGCGGTTTATTATCTGTGGAATACGTATTTTACGGTAGAAACTCTGGCAGCGGAGGCGGCCGGAGCCGGTTTTAAGGTCTGCGGCAGGTACGGTGATGTGACAGGTTCTCCCTGTCAAAAAGACGCCCCAACCATTGCGGTTCTGTTGGAGCGTCCCTGA
- a CDS encoding DMT family transporter: MEHKIRSAKFMNVTAMAAFGTIGIFVAQIPLSSEEIAFFRAAIAIAVIFAWQLVRGRKFHLPGSKKSLILLMVSGVMIGFNWIFLFEAYRYTSVSVATLSYYFAPVIVTAVCPFLFHERPSLRQIICFIFSTAGLVLVISAGGLEGGSSNVTGVGYGLAAAALYAGIILINKSLPDIVGIDRTFLQFIVGVIVMFPYVLVKSGFHVTEAGAFGILNLLILGVVHTGVGYCLYFSSLKDLKGQEAAILSYIDPLVACFMSIFVMGETMSLMQIAGGLMILGFTLYNELGGVHGKKGSEMENMAAGGNQ; encoded by the coding sequence ATGGAACATAAAATACGCAGTGCAAAGTTTATGAATGTAACGGCAATGGCAGCCTTTGGAACCATCGGTATTTTTGTGGCGCAAATTCCTCTTTCCTCGGAGGAGATTGCTTTTTTTCGGGCCGCAATTGCAATTGCAGTGATTTTTGCCTGGCAGCTTGTCAGGGGCAGGAAGTTCCACCTTCCGGGCAGTAAGAAAAGCCTGATTCTCCTGATGGTATCCGGAGTGATGATTGGTTTTAACTGGATTTTTCTTTTTGAGGCATACCGTTATACTTCGGTTTCCGTGGCAACGCTCAGCTACTATTTTGCCCCGGTGATTGTGACGGCGGTCTGTCCGTTTCTGTTTCATGAGAGGCCTTCCCTCCGCCAGATTATCTGCTTTATTTTTTCTACGGCCGGACTGGTGCTGGTGATTTCGGCGGGCGGCCTTGAAGGCGGCAGCAGCAATGTAACAGGCGTCGGATATGGACTGGCTGCCGCGGCTCTGTATGCCGGTATTATTCTCATCAATAAGTCGCTGCCGGACATAGTGGGGATTGACAGGACATTTTTGCAGTTTATCGTCGGGGTGATTGTCATGTTTCCGTATGTTCTGGTGAAATCGGGCTTTCACGTGACGGAGGCGGGAGCGTTTGGCATATTGAACCTCCTTATTCTGGGAGTGGTACATACCGGAGTCGGATACTGCCTTTATTTTTCCTCATTAAAAGATCTGAAAGGCCAGGAGGCGGCAATTCTGAGCTACATCGATCCCCTGGTGGCATGTTTCATGTCGATATTTGTGATGGGGGAAACGATGAGCCTGATGCAGATTGCGGGAGGCCTTATGATTCTCGGATTTACGCTCTATAATGAGCTGGGAGGAGTGCACGGCAAGAAGGGAAGTGAAATGGAAAACATGGCTGCCGGAGGGAACCAATAA
- a CDS encoding [FeFe] hydrogenase, group A, whose translation MNHLPMNVRVPIEKDNPSICRDEELCIKCGQCRDICTDYIGVHGTYTLEQTGGTAVCINCGQCANVCPVSSITEKYEYHDVKKAILDPEKIVIFNTSPSVRISLGEEFAMEDGSFVQGKMVALLRKLGASYVLDTNFAADLTIVEEASELIERITKKTRPLPQFTSCCPSWVKYAEIYHPDMLSHLSTAKSPIGMQGPTVKTYFAKKMGIDPRKIVNVAVTPCTAKKFEIRREEMNAAAQYLGIEDMRDMDYVITTRELAKWAKEEDVDFAALEDSSYDRLMGEASGAGVIFGNTGGVMEAALRTAYEYITGEKAPAALYDLEPVRGMEDVKEAQVTIKGIEVNVAVIYGTKAASRFIERIKNGGKEYHFIEVMTCPGGCIGGGGQPKGTLLKGDELRKKRIAGLYRKDSGMELRTSHENREIIELYKEFYKEPLSELAEQMLHTGYRDRSEDLGGKNMNSSVKYRCTICGYIHEGELPEGFTCPVCHQPASVFEKIEEKAENPENKYAGTKTEKNLMEGFAGESQARNKYTYFAMIAQREGYEQLADIFLKTARNEQEHAKLWFEALGHLGTTAQNLLAAAEGENYEWTDMYDRFAKDADEEGFPEMAELFRKVGAIEKSHEERYRKLLHNVEMQQVFEKAEESMWECRICGHLVIGKKAPEVCPVCKYAQSYFEIRKENY comes from the coding sequence ATGAATCATTTACCAATGAACGTGCGCGTACCGATTGAGAAAGACAACCCGTCTATCTGCAGAGATGAAGAGCTCTGTATCAAATGCGGCCAGTGCAGAGATATCTGTACGGACTACATAGGAGTCCACGGGACTTACACGCTGGAACAGACGGGTGGAACGGCGGTCTGTATCAACTGCGGCCAGTGTGCCAATGTCTGTCCGGTGTCCAGTATCACGGAGAAATACGAATATCACGATGTTAAAAAAGCGATTCTGGATCCGGAGAAGATAGTAATATTCAACACCTCGCCGTCGGTGAGGATTTCGCTGGGTGAAGAGTTTGCCATGGAAGACGGAAGTTTTGTCCAGGGAAAGATGGTCGCCCTTCTTCGGAAACTGGGAGCCTCCTATGTGCTGGATACCAATTTTGCCGCAGATCTTACAATCGTGGAGGAAGCCAGTGAGTTAATCGAACGCATTACAAAGAAGACCAGGCCGCTTCCCCAGTTCACAAGCTGCTGTCCATCCTGGGTGAAATATGCGGAAATCTATCATCCGGATATGCTGTCTCATCTGTCGACGGCCAAAAGTCCAATCGGAATGCAGGGACCGACGGTCAAGACATATTTTGCAAAGAAGATGGGAATTGATCCGAGGAAGATAGTCAATGTAGCCGTAACACCGTGTACCGCGAAGAAATTTGAAATTCGCAGGGAAGAGATGAATGCGGCGGCACAGTATTTGGGCATTGAAGATATGCGCGATATGGACTACGTGATTACGACTAGGGAGCTGGCAAAGTGGGCGAAGGAAGAAGACGTTGATTTTGCCGCACTTGAGGATTCGTCCTATGACAGGCTGATGGGTGAAGCGTCGGGAGCCGGCGTGATTTTCGGCAATACCGGAGGCGTTATGGAAGCGGCCCTGCGGACTGCGTATGAATATATTACCGGTGAGAAAGCTCCGGCTGCACTTTACGATTTGGAGCCGGTGAGGGGAATGGAGGACGTCAAGGAGGCCCAGGTGACCATAAAGGGAATCGAAGTGAATGTAGCCGTTATTTACGGAACAAAGGCTGCCTCCCGATTTATTGAGAGAATAAAAAATGGCGGTAAAGAATACCATTTCATAGAAGTGATGACCTGCCCCGGAGGATGCATCGGAGGCGGCGGACAGCCGAAGGGCACGCTGTTAAAGGGCGATGAACTGCGGAAGAAGAGGATTGCCGGCCTGTACCGGAAGGACAGCGGCATGGAACTGCGCACCAGTCATGAGAACCGGGAAATCATTGAACTTTATAAAGAATTTTACAAGGAACCGCTCAGTGAGCTGGCGGAGCAGATGCTGCATACCGGCTACAGAGACAGAAGTGAAGATTTAGGAGGAAAAAATATGAACAGTTCAGTAAAATACCGTTGTACAATCTGCGGATACATCCATGAGGGAGAGCTTCCGGAAGGATTTACCTGTCCGGTATGTCATCAGCCGGCCTCCGTATTTGAGAAGATCGAAGAAAAGGCGGAGAACCCGGAAAATAAATATGCGGGAACCAAGACGGAGAAGAACCTGATGGAAGGTTTTGCAGGCGAGAGCCAGGCAAGGAATAAGTATACATATTTCGCCATGATTGCCCAGAGAGAGGGCTACGAGCAGTTAGCCGACATTTTCTTAAAGACAGCCAGAAACGAGCAGGAACATGCAAAACTCTGGTTTGAGGCGCTCGGACATCTGGGAACAACCGCGCAGAACCTGCTGGCAGCCGCAGAAGGTGAGAATTACGAATGGACTGATATGTACGACCGTTTTGCAAAGGATGCGGACGAGGAAGGTTTCCCGGAGATGGCGGAGCTCTTCAGAAAGGTGGGAGCCATCGAGAAATCCCATGAGGAACGTTACCGCAAGCTGCTTCACAATGTCGAGATGCAGCAGGTCTTTGAGAAAGCGGAAGAGAGTATGTGGGAGTGCCGTATCTGCGGACACCTTGTAATTGGTAAGAAAGCTCCGGAAGTATGTCCTGTCTGCAAATATGCACAGAGTTATTTTGAGATCAGGAAAGAAAACTACTAA
- a CDS encoding Na+/H+ antiporter NhaC family protein, whose protein sequence is MWEIISNPVTLSVIVMCVLCLCKLNVILSLLISAMVAGFAAGMGPADIMGGIITGLNGNGTNAIAYLLLGTFAAALAQTGLATILARWIASVVKERKWILLLTLVFCAAISGTIIPVHIAYIPVLFPPLLLMMNKMKIDRRQAACVTEFGLVAPYVTIPLGYGVIFQGIVAENMTANGMPMQMIEVWPHTIILGGGMLCGLIASWWFFRKPRDYQDIALEGVSLEGEAIHMNKDHIVSLVAIAGVLFGQLYWDSMPLGALLGIVIMILGGAIKLRNSDGTIAEGIRLMGMVSFIMLIAGGYAYVVNQTGAVDTLIDATLAILGNSKAVFVAILIIIGLLITMGIGTSFGTIPVIALFYVPMCMKMNMSPGATACLIACAAALGDAGSPASDSTLGPTSGLNADGQHDHIWDTCVPTFFFYNVPLAIAGFIGGMIL, encoded by the coding sequence ATGTGGGAAATTATTAGTAACCCGGTTACGCTCTCAGTCATCGTGATGTGCGTGCTGTGTCTGTGTAAGCTCAATGTTATTTTGTCGTTGCTTATCTCAGCCATGGTGGCAGGATTTGCGGCTGGCATGGGACCGGCCGACATTATGGGGGGAATCATTACGGGCCTTAACGGCAACGGAACAAATGCCATAGCATATCTGCTTCTGGGAACATTTGCCGCCGCCCTGGCTCAAACCGGCCTTGCAACAATTCTGGCCAGGTGGATTGCATCGGTTGTTAAAGAGCGCAAATGGATTTTGCTGCTGACGCTTGTTTTCTGCGCTGCTATCTCAGGAACCATTATTCCTGTACATATCGCTTACATCCCGGTTCTCTTTCCACCGCTGCTTTTAATGATGAACAAGATGAAAATCGACCGTCGTCAGGCTGCCTGTGTGACTGAGTTCGGTCTGGTAGCGCCTTATGTTACCATTCCTCTTGGATATGGTGTTATCTTTCAGGGCATCGTAGCCGAGAATATGACAGCTAACGGTATGCCGATGCAGATGATCGAAGTGTGGCCGCATACAATTATTCTTGGCGGTGGTATGCTCTGCGGTCTGATCGCCTCATGGTGGTTCTTCCGTAAACCGAGAGATTATCAGGATATCGCTCTGGAGGGAGTATCTCTGGAAGGTGAAGCGATCCACATGAACAAAGACCATATCGTATCTTTAGTTGCCATTGCAGGCGTTTTATTCGGTCAGTTATATTGGGATTCCATGCCTCTGGGCGCACTGCTCGGAATCGTTATCATGATTCTCGGCGGCGCTATCAAGCTTAGAAACAGTGACGGAACAATCGCCGAAGGTATCCGGTTGATGGGTATGGTTTCATTTATCATGCTGATTGCAGGTGGTTACGCCTATGTAGTAAATCAGACAGGCGCCGTTGATACTCTGATCGATGCAACGCTGGCTATCTTGGGGAATAGCAAGGCAGTGTTCGTCGCTATACTGATTATTATCGGTCTTCTGATCACCATGGGTATCGGAACTTCTTTCGGAACAATTCCTGTTATTGCTCTGTTCTATGTTCCGATGTGTATGAAAATGAATATGAGCCCTGGAGCTACCGCTTGTCTTATTGCATGTGCAGCCGCTCTGGGTGATGCCGGTTCTCCTGCTTCGGACAGTACGCTGGGGCCGACATCCGGACTTAATGCAGATGGACAGCATGATCATATATGGGATACCTGTGTTCCAACATTCTTCTTCTACAATGTCCCGTTGGCGATTGCAGGATTCATCGGGGGAATGATCCTTTAA